AAGGATGCACCTGAGTGCACACATTAGCACATGTGGCACTGGTGCTGGACGCTCCCATATCAAGTTTGTGTTTACTTGCACGGCTCTAGAAAAAGCTACTTGTGAGAGCATCCCTATTCATGCTCCCTGCATGCTGCATGGGGAGAAACGGTGCTTTGCAAGATTGCCCActgcttctccctcctgttagtcaaaaaaagcccaacaaacTTCTCTTCCACAGTAATAGAGGAGTTTAACAACTCCCTCCTTTTTCAAGTGTGCAAGAAGCAGCCTTTTCCCAGACTAGCCCTGTGAATATTTGGTGACATACATCCccatatttccttttaatttcagagtCTATTTTTCCTCAAGTTGTCCCACTTTTGGAAAAGTCGTTTGTGAGCAACCACTGTTCTTCAGGAGCGGACATATTTTCAGAAGTCAAAGACATATTTTCAGAAGTCAAAATGCTGAGGACTGGGCCCGCAGTTTAGTgaccaaacccaaaaaatctTTAACAAAAAATTTCAGTCTGGGAGaggttaaaaaaccaaaacaaacacaccatTGTATTAAAGAGGTGTGCTAACAACATACTGATACAAAATCTCATATTCTCATGATTTTCCATTGCCACTGGCAATGATTGTTTTGCTGAGAAATGATGAATGTAATCACTTAATAAGCGTGTCTCCTACTGATGCAGCTAACATAATCTTGTGATCTTTGGTGCAGATAAACTCCAAATGTGTGACGACATGCCTAGAAGTCAAAACAGTATTGACTTTAGAGTTTTCATACATTACCACAAAAATCAGAGCTACTATGGACCAACAGGttattctaatttttattatttttagaaccGTTTGTTTTGCCAggtgaaatggaaataaaaactaaaggtaatgcaaaacaaaacgaaacaaacacaaaagagaaGGACAATCCAGTCTCAGATATAGTATATTTCATAAAACAGCCACTTTTTCCCccaacaaaatttgtttttttgtatGAAAGTTCCTCCTACTGAAAAGTAGAAATGTATTAGCATTTCATGGCTATTTAAAGGGCATAAGAACACAGTTTTAGCAAAATGGAGCATTCTGAGTCCAGCCAAAGCTATTCACAACTAATGGGAAACCAAATTTGTGCTATTTTGTACCCCTCCAGAATAGGGATtggagtaaaaaaaaccaaaccaaaacaaaacaaaaaaacccacacacacaacaaaaaccacaccaaattgaaaaaaccccaccagttTTTTCACCCACGACCTTCCTCCTATATCTAGTAAAGGACAGGGTGGAcaaacaaaagctattttctaGTCCGTCATATTATGACAATGTAAACCAGCCTGAACCACAGCTGGCACCCCTTCACGCCAAGCAGCATACAAATGTAAGCAAGCAAGTGCCAAGGTCGGACCAGagaaagccttggagaaagcAAGGATTATCTCCATCACACAAACTGGAACcgatacacacacacacacaggccCCACCGGCCACGACTCGCAGGGCAGGCGGAtggcaggcagccctgcctcagCTGCCCGCTTCACCGTCTTCCAAATTCTTTCAAATCCACTTGCTGCTTGCAAGGGATGTACTGAATGGCAGGCGTGGTACGCCAAGATAATGGGGTAGCAATGTTGGTTCTCCCCAACGCACAAGGGGTTTCAGGAGCTGCTTCCTGAAGATCTGATCCAACCCACAACAGTAAGCCCAAAAAGAGATGCAGAACTGACAGCTGCCCCCAAATAATTTCCCAAGTGTGTGCCTCTCATCCGTGATGGAACCTGGATAGAAACCCTTCGCTGAAGGCCAGCCCTTCTCCTTTAGAAAAGTTTTAGCACTTTCAGCGACATACATGTTtactccatttattttcttattggTGTAACCTCACTTTGTTCTATGACACAAACCTTGAGAAAAGTGGACTGAAAGATTGCTGTGTTCACAGTATTTTACATTACgacctttgccttctgcagaaaTGCTTCTTCCTATCTTCCAAGtaaaaacagtgagaaataaaaactaaaagcatTACACTTCTCCACATTAACAGTTCACTAGCTGAtcctttgtccttttcttcctaCGGAAGCCAGGTTAATGGCAAAataagctgttttctttaacaggaaaaagacTTTTCCCTGTGAAAGGAATGCTCCTACCAGAGCACTCACCTGCTAAGGCAACCTGATCTACAGCAAAGTAGCTCAAAGCAAAAGCCTCCTagactgattttttaaaaaatatgtatttatatatatttttaaatgtgcatgtatgtttttatatatatatatataaataaaagtaggAACACCGAGCCAAAAATCTCAAACACTTGGAAGGATTAaatcttcaaaaacatttaaataaacaagaacaGCTTCCACTAAAAATCCACTCCCAGTAACATCACTTGCTTGGATAGTCACATAAATGTCAAAGCTTGCATCTTCAGCATCTAAACAttgaaaacaacttttaaaagatCTATTCAATAAACCCATCACACACaactgctttcttctgtgtatttctgaTCTGATAACACTATCACAAGttaactgatttttaatgttCCAAAGACACTGCACCTACTTGTAAggtttaaaaatagtaattttataATCTATAATCTCTATTCCTAAAATTAAAGACACATCACATAACCAGCATAAGCAGATGTGAAAGATACATACCTTCATGCAGCTCACCCAGAGCAGCTGCCACAGTAAGCTTAAATACAGCTAAAACAGATCTTTGCAGTACTTCAGCTATTTCTGGTATTGACTTTCgtaaaatacaaaacagtaaGGTGGGTAAGTAACTCACTGCATACTGTAAGGAAGCTGTATCtcaagaaaatataaaaattaagaaaatatttgaatgttACCAGAAACATGTGTTTAACAATGAAATTTAAGTGATTCATCATCAGTAGAAGCTTAACCTTAAGTATCTGGTAAGCCAAGTATTCTAATAGACTAGTTCATATGAAGTCCTGTAACTTCTGTCCTTCCCAAACATGGCATTTTATCAACAGCACCACGCAACACACAAGAGGTGTGATGAGGTTGGGAGCATTGTGGGTCCAAAGGCAGCACTACCTGTAGGCTATCTGGGTCAGTACTACTAGGTTTTATCTTCAGTTCCTACCAAAACTCTAGCAGGGGCAAAGCTAAAGCAAATGCCTCAAGCTCCATTCTTCCTGCACTTAGGGTGATGAGGAAAGGACTTCTGCACATACTTGTGTTTTGAGAGTTAACTCCCAATTTCTGAGAGACTTTAGAAGTCGCAGCCTCCTAGTCCTACGCTTCTGCAGCTCTACCCAGTGGCAACAGAAGGGTCTGGGACTGTGCCAAGTACAGAAGCTAAAGTGGTAAAACCAAGAGGAGTTTTCCCTTCTACGTCTGCCACCTCAAAGCCAAAAAAGTGAAGACGATTTTTTCAGGATACAGGAAGAactaagaaatataaaaaaacccaccaccatCTATTTTTTCAGCGTGTTTACTTAATTAAGAGAAACCAGTTACACTGTAACTTTTATTACTAAATCAACTTTGAAAAAGATTCATTGACATATTTCTAGAATTGAAGTTTCCTCCCAAACTTTACATTAAAACTCAAATATTGTTTcacctttaaaatgtttgtcaccaaaaaacaaaacaaaattgtgaAACACTGCATTGAATAAGGTCTGCCGACCCGCAATTCACAGGAAAAGGAGTGCTTAAAATTTTTCTCCATAAATAGCCTTCATATCACAGGAAATAACATCACTGGAATGTTAACTGTGTTACAGTATTTCAAGTTTGCACAATTACagttaagaaaaggaaattaacacATAAAAGACAGTAATACAGTAAAAAGAGGACATCTAAAACAGAGCaaagtttaagaaaatgcttctggAAATCTCAGTGAGAACGCCTGGTACTTCTTGataccttcccccccacccccttaaAAAAGGGCATTTAAAGTTATAGAGTAGATAACAGTTTAATCAGTCATCTACAGAAGGTAATACTGCACCAACAGAGAAAAGGACTGAACCATATGGATGCCGTATCTAGCTTTTATCAACTGATTTATACTCTCCAGAAAATatagcattttttccccttggttaaaaataaaatacaagtctttaaagtgacaaaaataatatattacactgtgaaaacaaacagatgaaCAATTCCAGAACTAAAACAAATTTCATTGAAAGTCCCAAAAGCTGTAATCACAGTTAATTATTCTTAATTAATAAGGCAGATTTGGCTTCAGTTACACTAATTTATAGCATTATAAATATTCACCCTGTACAGTTCTTTAAAGTCAACACCTAGTGAGAATATAGTATTGCACCAAAAGCTGAAATTAACAGGTTCAACTTATAAAGTGCTGAAGCCCTTCCAAAGTTGTGCCGTACTGCAGCTCTGTATTCATCATGGTCCATGTATCTTGAATACATTAAGAGTTCAGTGTGGCCACTTGATTGCAGGCTTCGAAGAAAAGACTGCATGAGGTAGAATAAACTCCTTCAGGTTCTCTGCCACCCTACGGACCACCGAGCTGTGCAAATGGCTCTGTCACAGGAAAGGGCTCCAAAGCTTTCTCCGAGTTTTTCCAGTTgtgaaagttttctttgtaCCATTCAACTAGTATGAAGAGAACGTTGATGAGTCAAGTTgaccagagaaaacagaaattcaaatattCCACAAAATCATAAGACTAACAACATGCTAATAGTTCATTATGCAAAATTTTAAcctataatattaaaaaaatctagtttaGATTTTATAAATTCTTTACGCAAGACTTATTCTAGcattaaaagtaattaattcTAGTACCCGATGCTAATTTATTGtgattaaccttttttttttttaaatcaggtaaATTCACTACTTAAAAAGCAGCcaattttatgtaaaattaaaGTATTAAATTCATTCTCTTTAGCTTCTCATTAACTAACCTATACACCCATTTCCCCCCCATTCCCTTTCCATCCTCCAATCATTTCTAAGTCAATTAGTGTAAAAGCCATCAGTCctacttgttttctttattccttctttCCAAGGCACTTTAGGTCTCCATCCTAAGTtgtgcattttttctgaattcattgGGTATCTCAGGTCATTGGTAGGTCTGATGAAGTATAaaaggcacatggaaaacaatTTGATTAGACTTTTTCATTAATTAGGGATGCAGTACGTCACATGGTCTTCAAACTAACATTAAGTATCCTTCAATGTTGAAAATTCCCATCAACATGAATAGATTATATTGCCTTCAAAAAATACGTAGCAGTTGAGTGCAGCTAGAACAACACAATTCAGTTTGTACAGTCAACTTCTTGGAATTGACTagaataaatatgaattaataTCTTATTGGcacaaaaatgaatgcaaagctCAAATCACTGCCAATGCAATTGTGCAAATCAGTGCATTTGCAACTCTTTAGACAGTCACTACGCAAGCCAGTGTTTTCGAATATCAGCATTCAGATTTTTCATCCTGAAAGCCCACAAATTCTCACatacttcagattttaaatacaTAGACTTCCAAAGCATTGCCATTACAGTGCCTCATTAGCTACACAAACTTAGTAATATGAATATGTAGAATCCCAGGCTGCAAGATTCAACACAGAAAGAGATTCCCTACATTTAAGCATGGCACAAATTTTCACTTCCACAATCGGGCAGTTAGGTAGTCTAGTCTAATATTCCTGCACTACCGGCACTAGCATACTGAACAGTTAAGCTACATGTGCAGACAGAAACCAGCTACTTATCACCGTTATTAAAACATGCTAATCTCAAGCAGAGGCAGAACTAATTTTTCCATGGCAAGTAACCCCCCATGACCTTTAAGTCACTCATTATAGAATTAAAGAATCATTAGTTAGGTGTCTTAAGAATCTTTTATGAGACCTCAACATTCTTTGAAACATGTATTCCTATGTGGTTAGTTTTCCCAAGCCCATTTATGTTTAAACATTAGCGGACAGGGCCCAACACACGTGAAGAAACATCTCAATCTGAGTTACACCGAGACCTAGTGAACACTCACATTGTGTGAGCCAAAGGCAATTTGTTCAAAGTCCTGCAATACACTCAGATAGGATTCTGAAGAacacttccttttaaaaacaaaaattagtaCATTTAAAGACACTTCAGTTGCCATGATAACAACCCAAATGTGAACAGAAAGTGAGAAGTCTAAAGGCCATAATAATACTTAACTGCTATCAGTAGATACATCATTTCTAATCACTCTGGAGAGAGTGATATCTAAAGTAAGCAGATACTCATTGttgctgcagaaaagaaatagagatAAAAGAACAGAGCCAAACCAAGCCTGAAATTAAGGACAGAAACACACAGCAAAAGCATATTTATAAAAGCTATTCATTTTTGCTGCTGCCCTAACTTTGGCACCTTGGAGTTTTACATCTACTCTTGAGATAGCAGTTTCAGCTTAGGATAGGAATCTAAAATTAACTACACTCCATAGGTGTGTATTTCTGCCTGTGGAGAGTGGGTCTTACCTATAAAGCACACCTAAGTCTGAACTAGTCACATTAATGTCAAAATACTAAAGCTAAATGAGAGATGATGAGATTCATCTCACTCAAGTGATGCTGAATACAAAGTACTGAATAAACCAGCTAAACTACCCTTAAGAAAAGTTTTAGCTGCTGTGTAAAACCTGTCCTTTTCCCAGAGCAGACTTCAGTAGCGAGAAGTCTGAAGAAAGTTTGAAGACAGATTAGCACATTCCCCTTCAAGACATATACTCTGACCTAAAGATCCAAGTAATAAATGGAAATCCTGTTTTTCTATACAGTGTTCTGTACAGATCATAGATGCCAAATCCACTAGCaacgcctcccccccccccccccccccccccccccaaattaagAAGCTAAACAGCTCTTACTCCCTCAAAAGCTTTCCCTCCTGAagagcagaaacattttcacaaaaaacTATTTGGCAAGAGTTCCAGAAACCTTCAGGATAAAGCTATCCTGCATGTGCTTCACTATTTTCTTACCTGTCTTTGACATAATCCATCCAGTGCTCCATTTCAGATTCTGAACTGGTCTTCTTTATCTGtcaagaagagaaacaaaaatcaccCCCACACATCTTGCACTGTCttaacatacatttaaaaacagattttttttttaacaagatttaagtctgttaaaaaaaaacccaccaaaccacAAACAGAAATGGTCTTTTGTGTAAACTGAGTTTTCAAACTACTGAAATTATCAAAACTATCTAGAACAATTCCAATACTTCTCCTTCATCCGAGCACTGCCTAACCATTCATAATCAAATTATTAGATTTTAATAGTGCCACATTCTCAGACCAAAACTGAAGCAGCCAGCATGAAAAAACCCTACCAAATGGTATTTTATCATTATGCCAGTTATGTCCCAGTCGGGATAAGTGATGTAGCAATGCAACGCATGATAGCCTGTACTGCAAACTTACATAGTACAGTTGCCACAGAAAGGCTAGCACATCGTTCTGCTACAATTATCTTCTAAGACCCACCACAAGCCTAAGCTCCCTCAGAGCTACAAAAGGCTTATAGTAGAATTGTTCATATGTGCAATGACTGTCAAAGAAAAGAATCATAACTGTTTACTCACTAAATGGATTAACTCCTTAGCCAGCTGGGCAATGGACATCTCAAAGTTGGTTCCAATGTTATAAATTTCACCTGGCTTCCCCTCCTTCAGGACAGTAAGGAATGCTTCTACCACATCAGTTGCATAAAGGAAATTCCTTCTCTGAAGTCCAGAACCATGAATACAgcttaaaaccagaaaaaggcaagaaatttTTGTTAATCCTTAAAAAGAAGCATTCAAATTATCAGACTGTGTTTTAAGCAGTTTTGCTGTTAGCTGTTACCTGAAGGCACCTTAAGTAGCTGACATGCAAACAAACCTTTAGTTTAAGGAAAACctattattaaaataagcaattcATAACTTAGTTATGAAATTATCATTTTACAAACTATACCACATATTTATAACTGTAATTACAGTTTTATAGCACAAataccacaaacaaaaaagcatattACATaccattttctgttctgttgtaACAAGGATATGAACTTTGGAATAACCTAAGGaattgaacaaaaaaaccattaCGCTGCTATTTTAGAAACTGTTATTCTGCAAAGAACATGGGGCTTCACCAGTAAGTATcattaagtattttaataagaccctttaaatatttttaagttttcttaagTATAATCAAAGAATGCATCAAGCCTAGAAACTGCaaggatttggggtttttttaagagtacATGTGTCTACTGTGTTGTAAAGCTTATCTTTCTGGTCAACCATTACAAATCAGTAGTTacaaatgtaacatttttacaaaagaaaatggttcCATTACTTATGTACTATACTATTATGTTCAGCTACAAGCTTAGATCCATTCATAATGTCCCAGAAACTTCAGAACAGTTGGCCTTGCTATTAAAGTTTTTAAACTGCAGCCATTAGAAAGCTATTgcaattcttttaattttgttaactTACTACTCTAAACACAGGAGCAGACGTACTAGGTAAAACTAAAGATCCATCTAGTCTAGTCTTATGTTCTTAGCAGTAACTAAAAATGGATACTTGAGGAAGTATATAAATTGAAAGCAATAGTGACACTTTCCCTGAATATACTCCCAACACCATGCAACCTGTAGGCAGACATTTCCCAAGCCACAGATCagtgaaaaagatattttaaaaaacattgcttattttgcttaaaatttatttgcaaaaaaaacccaacacataaAAAGCAATTCAAATCAAAAAATACCTCACTagaactgcaaaatatttcacacaaGCTCTGAACTCCAAAGAGTATGTCTGATTATCACTATCATTCcgtcagtgtatttccattcaCTAGCATAGCAGGTCTTGGTATTGCCTGCAAATGCAATTCCCTCTCATTAATAACCATTTTAAATAGTTACCCCGCAAGGTATGTATGGACATACAGAAAGAACAAGTCACTTTGCGCTGCTTCTCACCTTATATCTGATTGCCATAGCTTCATCTTATCTATTTTCTGTATGGGTTGAAACATCTCTTTCTATACCAGACATATTGCTCTCTCGcaatttactttttgaaatgtttaccTTAGTTATTACACATTCCTAATCACAGCACATGACATGTGAGTTAATGTAACTTGTAGGGGAACCCTGCCAGACATAGGGCAGTTAAATACCctttgaaaaatagaaaaattacaaaacaaagtCATTGTAGTAAATTCATGTAAATAACTAGAAATCTCTAACTGATGCTTTACTGACAACCAAAAAACATGTGTTCATTGTGTTGATGGTAAGACATATTCGTGCGAGATCAAAATATATAATCACACGTAAGCGTGGACAAATATACTTGCAAGACAGTGCTTTTTTCAAAAGTCATTCCAttcttataagaaaaaaaagtaacatcaCTGCAAGCCTGAATTATAGTATACTGAAGCTCAGAGTAAAGCATAGGTTTAACTTACTTTTTCTGGATACTGGTGTGGTCCGTAAACATTACTGCTCCGTGTGATAACAACTGGAAACTTAAGAGCATTAAACATGCATGTGATTACATACGAGAATATATACCAGTAAAAAGCTGTAGGCTTCTTGCTgatcaataaataataaactgaCACACCCACAGTGCTTATTCAAAAATCTGCAAGCCCTTACAAACATTAATGAACTAAGTTATCCGTACTTCTGTCAAATAGGCAAGGGCCTCCAGCCTTCTC
Above is a genomic segment from Gymnogyps californianus isolate 813 chromosome 1, ASM1813914v2, whole genome shotgun sequence containing:
- the TGDS gene encoding dTDP-D-glucose 4,6-dehydratase isoform X2, whose amino-acid sequence is MGDICEPDFIKQLFETEKIDIVLHFAAQTHVDLSFWHALEFTYVNVYGTNVLVAAAHEANVEKFVYVSTDEVYGGSTDEEFDESSPKRPTNPYASSKAAAECFVQSYWERYQFPVVITRSSNVYGPHQYPEKVIPKFISLLQQNRKCCIHGSGLQRRNFLYATDVVEAFLTVLKEGKPGEIYNIGTNFEMSIAQLAKELIHLIKKTSSESEMEHWMDYVKDRPTNDLRYPMNSEKMHNLGWRPKVPWKEGIKKTIEWYKENFHNWKNSEKALEPFPVTEPFAQLGGP